In Helianthus annuus cultivar XRQ/B chromosome 3, HanXRQr2.0-SUNRISE, whole genome shotgun sequence, a single window of DNA contains:
- the LOC110865876 gene encoding alpha/beta hydrolase domain-containing protein WAV2, with the protein MKCNQGREPSFCSTDGLFGEREREMVSYMSLLSYGIGGIVVAGMALLVAFQEKLVYVPVLPGLTKSYPITPGRLRLLFEDVWLTSSDGVRLHSWLIKFSPDCTGPTILFFQENAGNIAHRLEMVRIMLQKLHCNVFMLSYRGYGASDGYPSQQGITRDAQAALDHLSQRTDIDTSQIIVFGRSLGGAVGAVVTRNNPDKVAALILENTFTSILDMAGVLLPFLKWFIGGSTSKGPKILNFVVRSPWSTIDVVGQIKQPILFLSGLRDEMVPPFHMEMLYAKAAAHNKKCIFVDFPTGMHMDTWLAGGDHYWKTVGTFLQQNVLEKGDESHHNKNDSESSDCAR; encoded by the exons ATGAAGTGTAACCAAGGCAGGGAGCCATCATTCTGTTCTACTGACGGACTcttcggagagagagagagagagatggtgtCGTACATGAGCTTGTTGAGCTACGGCATCGGCGGAATAGTGGTGGCCGGAATGGCGTTGCTGGTGGCGTTTCAGGAGAAGCTGGTTTACGTCCCCGTCTTACCCGGTCTCACCAAGTCCTATCCCATCACTCCCGGTCGTCTCCGCCTCCTTTTCGAGGACGTCTGGCTCACTTCCTCCGACGGCGTCCGCCTCCACTCCTGGCTCATCAAGTTCTCTCCCGATTGCACAG GCCCAACAATTCTCTTTTTCCAAGAAAATGCCGGAA ATATTGCACATCGCCTTGAGATGGTGCGCATTATGTTACAAAAGCTGCATTGCAATGTTTTCATGCTTTCTTACAGAGG TTATGGTGCTAGTGATGGCTATCCTTCTCAACAAGGAATAACTCGGGACGCACAG GCTGCTCTAGATCATTTGAGCCAGAGAACAGATATAGACACTTCTCAGATAATAGTGTTTGGAAGGTCTCTTGGTGGGGCCGTTGGTGCTGTGGTTACCAGAAATAATCCAGACAAG GTGGCTGCGTTAATATTGGAGAACACTTTTACGTCAATTCTTGATATGGCTGGAGTTTTATTACCTTTTTTAAAGTGGTTTATTGGAGGGAGCACATCTAAAGGCCCCAAAATTCTTAATTTTGTCGTTCGTTCACCTTGGAGCACCATTGATGTAGTTGGACAG ATTAAACAGCCAATTCTTTTCCTTTCTGGACTAAGAGATGAAATGGTTCCGCCGTTTCACATGGAGATGCTATACGCAAAAGCAGCTGCACATAACAAAAAATGCATTTTTGTGGATTTCCCAACTGGCATGCATATGGACACGTGGCTGGCTGGTGGTGATCATTACTGGAAAACCGTGGGGACATTTTTACAGCAAAATGTTTTGGAAAAAGGGGATGAATCTCACCACAATAAAAATG ATTCTGAATCCAGTGATTGTGCAAGATAA
- the LOC110865859 gene encoding protein PLASTID MOVEMENT IMPAIRED 1-RELATED 1, protein MSRNTGGKGMFFNDIDVLTKALYQDKQPQPTIGNSTASSRSKAVTKPPFPDTKSKSKVNSNEDRFLKDKKSIWSWNTLKSFTHVRSKRFNCCFSLQVHSIEGLPPSFDNLTLCVKWKRRDGELTTRPALVLKGVAEFEELLTNTCLVSGSRSGPHHSAKYEAKHFLLYASVFSDPEVDLGKHRVDLTRLLPLTLEELEDEKSSGKWTTTYRLSGKAKGATMNVSFGYSIVGSNVEMVNSSVKASAQSQLKRVESLPVNSHSVEDIKDLHEVLPVSKSELSESVSMLYKKLEEEEEEEKSIISVDYETKRAVQVVAPEPVNQDLNSTDYDNINSEFSVMEQGIEIPSKENVKEDALKGFDSSSLESLLVERSKSQTEECVVSESNTKEKEFDDKELLLQELELALNNVTDLKEESDSQEESECLNETECSEAKTGYKEKGKSLKLDYDTETVADDFLNMLGIEHSPFSLTSESESNSPRERLLRQFEKDSMDNGSSLFNFNLDDDDIDMLGCTPEEPPRNKTNASIIEEMETKSLMCEWGLNENVFQGSPSSGPGGPVDLDPSPEGHFELPPLGEGLGPFVQTSNGGFLRSMNPEIFNNGKIGGNLIMQVSSPVVVPAEMGCGIMDVLQCLASVGIEKLSMQANKLMPLEDISGKTVQQIAWESTPSLEAPYRQDSLQQEPILGQNAVDHFNGRKTGRGSKQYELDGVDQEYVSLEDLAPLAMNKIEALSIEGLRIQSGMSDKDAPSNISPQSIGEISALEGKRVNFDGSLGLEGAGGLQLLDVKNSSGGGGNEDDVDGIMGLSVTLDEWMRLDAGEIDDGDEISERTSRILAAHHASDLMRARVGKKGSKKGGLLGNNFTVALMVQLRDPLRNFEPVGTPMLALVQVERVFVPPKPKVYSSIFSSWNKPEEKEEVDEVKVEEAKEAFIEEKEVCVEESVLVPQFKITEVHVAGVKTEPESKKKSLWGSNAKQQQQAGSRWLVANGMGKKNAKHPLMKSKVGGGADKSGGSLWSISSKGKGKGKVDPPERNPNVIIPNETVKLLSGAGFI, encoded by the exons ATGTCCAGAAACACAGGTGGAAAGGGGATGTTTTTTAATGATATAGATGTCTTGACCAAAGCTTTGTATCAAGATAAACAACCACAGCCTACAATCGGGAATTCGACAGCTAGTAGTCGATCGAAAGCGGTCACAAAACCACCATTTCCTGATACCAAGTCTAAATCCAAAGTCAACAGTAATGAAGATCGGTTTCTCAAGGATAAAAAGTCAATTTGGAGTTGGAACACTTTGAAATCGTTTACACATGTTCGGAGCAAACGATTCAACTGTTGTTTTTCTCTTCAAGTTCATTCGATTGAAGGGTTACCTCCGAGTTTTGATAATCTTACGCTCTGTGTCAAGTGGAAAAGACGTGATGGTGAGTTGACCACTCGGCCCGCGTTGGTTTTGAAAGGCGTGGCGGAATTCGAGGAGCTTTTGACCAACACTTGCTTGGTTAGTGGTAGCAGAAGCGGGCCCCATCACTCGGCCAAGTATGAGGCCAAACACTTTTTGTTGTATGCGTCTGTGTTCAGTGACCCTGaggttgacttaggaaaacacaGGGTTGACCTCACTAGATTGCTCCCTCTTACGTTGGAAGAGCTGGAGGACGAAAAAAGCTCCGGAAAGTGGACTACGACTTATAGGTTGTCGGGAAAGGCAAAAGGCGCGACTATGAATGTCAGTTTTGGGTATTCAATAGTTGGCAGTAATGTTGAGATGGTCAATTCTTCAGTCAAGGCGTCCGCTCAAAGTCAACTTAAACGGGTTGAAAGTCTTCCTGTTAATTCTCATTCTGTTGAAGATATAAAGGACCTTCATGAGGTTTTGCCTGTGTCCAAGTCGGAACTTTCTGAGTCGGTTAGTATGTTGTATAAGAAActcgaagaagaagaagaagaagaaaagtcaATTATCTCTGTTGACTATGAAACTAAACGAGCTGTTCAAGTTGTAGCTCCTGAacctgtaaatcaagatttaaacTCTACTGATTATGATAATATTAACAGTGAGTTTTCTGTCATGGAGCAGGGAATTGAAATTCCCTCAAAAGAAAACGTAAAAGAAGATGCTTTAAAAGGTTTTGACAGTTCGAGTCTTGAATCTTTGCTGGTCGAAAGATCCAAAAGTCAAACCGAAGAATGTGTTGTAAGTGAAAGCAATACCAAGGAAAAAGAATTTGACGACAAAGAATTACTCCTGCAAGAGTTGGAGTTGGCCTTGAATAACGTGACGGACTTGAAAGAAGAATCCGATTCTCAAGAAGAAAGCGAATGTTTAAACGAAACTGAATGCTCGGAGGCTAAAACTGGTTACAAAGAGAAAGGAAAATCACTCAAATTAGATTACGATACTGAGACTGTCGCTGATGATTTCTTAAACATGCTTGGGATAGAACACAGTCCCTTTAGTTTGACTTCCGAAAGCGAGTCAAATTCGCCACGTGAGCGGCTACTAAGACAATTTGAGAAGGATTCCATGGATAATGGTTCTTCGTTATTCAACTTTAATCTTGACGACGATGATATTGATATGTTAGGGTGCACACCCGAAGAACCGCCACGGAACAAAACAAATGCATCAATCATAGAAGAGATGGAGACAAAATCATTGATGTGTGAGTGGGGTCTAAACGAGAACGTTTTTCAGGGTTCACCGTCAAGTGGGCCGGGTGGTCCGGTTGACCTTGACCCATCTCCTGAAGGGCATTTTGAGCTTCCTCCACTCGGAGAAGGGTTAGGCCCATTTGTCCAGACCAGTAACGGAGGGTTCTTACGGTCAATGAACCCTGAGATTTTTAATAATGGTAAAATCGGTGGGAATTTGATTATGCAGGTTTCTAGTCCAGTTGTTGTACCTGCAGAAATGGGTTGTGGAATAATGGATGTGTTACAGTGTTTGGCTTCAGTTGGTATCGAAAAGCTTTCAATGCAAGCAAATAAACTCATGCCTTTAGAAGATATATCTGGAAAAACCGTTCAACAAATAGCTTGGGAATCTACACCATCTTTAGAGGCCCCATACAG GCAAGATTCATTACAACAAGAGCCGATTCTTGGGCAAAATGCAGTGGATCACTTCAATGGACGAAAAACGGGTcgcgggtcaaaacaatatgaaTTGGATGGGGTAGACCAAGAATACGTATCACTGGAGGATCTTGCTCCATTGGCAATGAACAAGATTGAGGCTTTATCGATTGAGGGGTTAAGAATACAGTCTGGCATGTCTGACAAGGATGCACCTTCAAATATAAGCCCGCAATCCATTGGTGAAATCTCGGCTCTTGAGGGTAAAAGAGTAAATTTTGATGGGTCTTTGGGTTTGGAAGGAGCTGGAGGGTTGCAGTTGTTGGATGTTAAGAacagtagtggtggtggtggtaacgAAGATGATGTTGACGGGATTATGGGTTTATCTGTTACTCTTGATGAATGGATGAGACTAGATGCTGGTGAAATTGACGATGGAGATGAAATCAGTGAAAGAACTTCAAGAATTCTTGCTGCTCATCATGCGAGTGATTTAATGCGTGCAAGAGTCGGTAAGAAGGGATCAAAGAAAGGTGGGCTTTTAGGGAATAACTTCACTGTGGCGTTAATGGTTCAGCTTCGTGACCCGTTAAGAAACTTTGAGCCGGTTGGTACTCCAATGCTTGCTCTTGTTCAAGTTGAACGGGTTTTCGTCCCACCAAAACCGAAAGTTTACAGCTCAATTTTTTCATCATGGAATAAGCCTGAAGAAAAAGAGGAGGTGGATGAAGTAAAAGTGGAGGAAGCGAAAGAAGCTTTTATCGAAGAAAAGGAAGTTTGTGTTGAAGAAAGTGTTTTGGTTCCTCAGTTTAAGATCACAGAGGTTCATGTTGCAGGAGTGAAAACCGAACCAGAGTCAAAAAAGAAGTCGTTATGGGGTTCAAACGCTAAACAACAACAACAGGCGGGGTCACGGTGGTTGGTTGCAAATGGAATGGGGAAGAAGAACGCGAAACATCCACTTATGAAATCAAAAGTTGGTGGTGGTGCTGATAAATCTGGTGGTAGTTTGTGGAGTATTTCATCAAAGGGGAAGGGGAAGGGGAAGGTGGATCCACCTGAAAGGAACCCCAATGTCATCATCCCTAATGAAACAGTTAAGTTACTAAGTGGGGCCGGTTTTATATGA
- the LOC110865868 gene encoding kinesin-like protein NACK2, whose amino-acid sequence MSMSAPVTPLTKIRTTTPSSTPRTREEEKILVTVRVRPLTPRELANYDLFAWNCTDDNTLTSTNLNHDRHTSTYTFDRVFDPSCPNRSVYEQGARDVALSAIKGINSTIFAYGQTSSGKTYTMKGIADNCINDIYAHITNATASRFVLKFSAIEIYNETVVDLLNRDSGALRLLDDPEKGTVVEKLTEEVVRNSQHLRSLIATCEDQRQVGETSLNDRSSRSHQIIRLTIESSFHDESGCVKSLLASLSLVDLAGSERASQTYAAGARLKEGSHINRSLLTLTNVIRKLSGGKKSGHIPYRDSKLTRILQSSLGGNARTAIICTMSPALSHVDQSRNTLAFATSAKEVTNTARINMVVAEKQLVKHLQKEVSRLKAELLSPEPSSSECLKSLLAEKEQKIQQMQREMDELKRERDLAKSQLQKLQDDDRPSRQAVKRLSFGGENSSKVSGSETKAHRRRRQSIEPCMLVREIRKIGMMQRQLGDEADRTLELLSSHRLENNESIVRLVADIKSMTASLKDDLSANEEESGSLKEEIARLKCEELASLEKKLEHVQKSLDKLVSVEEGGVDSRTPLKNKKRNNSNNSGGMPNYIRSPCLPNVRGTENRDPETRNSPVAAANEDTSLKKATPRSASKQPGSSVNVKKIQMMFKTAAEDNIQSIKAYVTDLKERVAKLQYQKQLLVCQVLELEEGNDERGDDLEEQSPMPRHLVFEDHRNQIIMLWHLCHVSIIHRTQFYMLFRGEAADDIYVQVELRRLTWLEQKLSDLGNASPALLGDEPAGYVTSSIKALKQEREYLAKRVSTELSAEEREVLYKKWEIPVGGGKQRRRLQLVNRLWTDPLNLSQVKESAEIVAKLVGFCETGSKEMFALNFVNPSDKKSWMGGWNMISNLLHL is encoded by the exons ATGTCCATGAGCGCACCAGTCACACCCTTAACCAAGATTCGAACCACCACACCTTCTTCAACCCCAAGAACTCGTGAGGAGGAGAAGATTCTGGTAACAGTTAGGGTTAGGCCATTGACGCCTAGAGAGCTTGCTAACTATGACCTTTTCGCTTGGAATTGCACCGACGATAACACCCTCACTTCAACCAACCTCAATCACGATCGCCATACCTCCACCTACACTTTCG ATAGAGTATTTGATCCCTCTTGCCCTAATCGGAGTGTCTATGAACAAGGCGCTAGAGATGTTGCCCTCTCTGCTATCAAAGGGATCAACT CTACCATTTTTGCGTACGGTCAGACTAGCAGTGGCAAGACCTACACCATGAAAGGAATTGCAGACAACTGCATCAATGACATTTACGCCCATATCACCAAT GCCACTGCAAGTAGGTTTGTTTTGAAGTTTTCGGCTATCGAAATCTATAACGAGACGGTCGTAGACCTCTTGAACCGTGATTCTGGTGCCCTTCGTCTCTTGGATGATCCCGAG AAAGGTACAGTGGTGGAGAAGCTGACGGAGGAGGTCGTAAGAAATAGTCAGCATCTTAGGAGCTTAATTGCTACTTGTGAAG ATCAAAGGCAAGTCGGTGAAACATCTTTGAACGATAGAAGCTCAAGATCACATCAGATAATCAGACTG ACTATTGAGAGCAGTTTTCATGATGAATCAGGATGTGTAAAATCTCTCCTGGCAAGTTTG AGTCTTGTGGATCTTGCTGGCAGTGAGCGTGCATCTCAAACGTATGCTGCAGGTGCCCGATTGAAGGAAGGCAGCCACATAAACAGAAGCCTACTCACTTTGACAAATGTGATTAGAAAGTTGAG TGGTGGGAAGAAGAGTGGTCACATACCATATAGAGACTCGAAACTGACACGGATATTGCAGTCGTCATTAGGCGGGAATGCACGGACTGCAATAATATGCACAATGAGTCCTGCTTTGAGCCATGTGGACCAATCACGCAACACCTTGGCTTTCGCAACTAGTGCCAAGGAAGTCACAAACACTGCCCGAATTAATATG GTGGTTGCTGAGAAGCAATTGGTGAAGCACTTGCAAAAGGAAGTAAGTAGACTTAAAGCAGAATTGTTGAGTCCAGAACCTTCTTCCTCTGAATGTTTAAAGTCTTTGCTGGCCGAGAAGGAGCAGAAAATTCAGCAG ATGCAGAGAGAAATGGATGAGCTCAAGCGTGAGAGAGACCTTGCGAAATCACAACTTCAAAAACTACAG GATGATGACCGGCCCTCTCGTCAAGCAGTCAAACGACTATCTTTTGGTGGTGAGAATTCATCGAAAGTATCTGGATCAGAAACAAAGGCACATAGAAGACGGAGACAGTCAATAGAGCCATGCATGCTGGTGCGTGAAATAAGAAAGATCGGGATGATGCAGAGGCAGCTTGGTGATGAAGCAGACCGTACTCTCGAGTTACTTTCATCTCACAGGTTAGAGAATAACGAAAGTATAGTTCGGCTGGTGGCAGATATTAAGAGCATGACAGCAAGTCTTAAGGATGATTTAAGCGCGAACGAAGAAGAAAGTGGCAGTCTGAAGGAAGAGATTGCCAGGTTAAAATGTGAAGAACTAGCATCTCTGGAAAAAAAGCTTGAACACGTACAGAAATCGTTAGACAAGCTAGTTAGTGTGGAAGAAGGTGGTGTGGATTCAAGAACTCCATTAAAGAACAAGAAGAGGAATAACAGTAATAACAGTGGTGGTATGCCAAATTATATTCGCTCTCCGTGTTTACCAAATGTTCGCGGTACCGAGAACAGGGATCCGGAGACTCGTAATTCACCTGTTGCTGCTGCTAATGAGGACACCTCTTTGAAGAAAGCGACTCCTAGATCTGCATCTAAGCAACCGGGAAGTTCTGTTAATGTGAAAAAGATACAGATGATGTTTAAGACGGCAGCTGAAGATAACATCCAAAGCATCAAGGCATATGTTACGGATCTTAAAGAACGTGTGGCGAAGCTACAATACCAGAAACAACTGCTAGTCTGCCAG GTGTTGGAGCTAGAGGAAGGAAATGATGAGAGGGGTGATGATTTGGAGGAACAATCTCCAATGCCACGACATCTGGTGTTTGAGGATCACAGAAATCAAATAATAATGTTGTGGCATTTGTGTCACGTGTCTATCATACACAGGACACAGTTCTATATGTTGTTCAGAGGAGAGGCTGCTGATGATATATACGTACAAGTTGAACTTAGAAGGCTAACTTGGTTAGAACAAAAACTATCAGATCTCGGAAACGCAAGTCCAGCTCTATTGGGTGATGAACCGGCAGGGTATGTCACATCAAG TATTAAGGCGCTAAAACAGGAGAGGGAATATCTGGCTAAGAGGGTGAGCACAGAATTAAGTGCAGAAGAAAGGGAGGTGTTGTATAAAAAATGGGAAATCCCAGTGGGAGGAGGGAAGCAGAGGAGGAGGCTGCAACTTGTGAATCGGTTGTGGACAGACCCGCTGAACCTGTCACAGGTTAAAGAGAGTGCTGAAATAGTTGCGAAACTTGTAGGATTTTGTGAAACGGGGTCGAAGGAGATGTTTGCACTTAATTTTGTAAACCCGTCTGACAAAAAGTCTTGGATGGGGGGTTGGAACATGATATCCAATCTCTTACATCTCTAG